A genome region from Trichoderma asperellum chromosome 7, complete sequence includes the following:
- a CDS encoding uncharacterized protein (EggNog:ENOG41): protein MDPITAVSLAGTILQFIELGAKVASRVADFSSAVDGVPRPFKQIRTELPLILDGVRRIQRNIDNGLIDTETQEALMPVVRGCLVEAQHLDKLIEKALPSTDDSSWERKMKAIKSLTYDKKIEEIAESLESYTKTLIFHQVIDNFNNLKVEQYRSTETPHLLGGMRFLQKLIKHSQSKEEVNQRQLSAA, encoded by the coding sequence ATGGATCCCATTACCGCGGTTAGTCTAGCCGGCACAATACTTCAATTTATCGAGCTAGGTGCGAAAGTTGCAAGTCGTGTTGCCGATTTTAGCTCTGCCGTTGATGGTGTTCCTAGACCCTTCAAGCAGATCCGCACAGAGCTACCCCTTATACTTGATGGCGTGAGAAGAATACAGCGCAATATAGATAATGGCTTAATTGATACAGAGACCCAAGAAGCACTCATGCCAGTAGTCAGGGGCTGCTTGGTAGAGGCACAGCATCTGGATAAGCTCATCGAGAAGGCCCTTCCGTCGACTGACGATTCTTCTTGGGAACGaaagatgaaggcaataAAGAGCTTAACTTATGACAAAAAGATTGAAGAAATTGCAGAGTCGCTTGAAAGTTACACCAAGACTTTAATCTTCCATCAAGTAATCGACAACTTCAATAACCTCAAAGTCGAGCAGTACCGTTCGACAGAAACCCCTCATTTGTTGGGCGGGATGAGATTTTTGCAGAAATTGATCAAGCATTCGCAGTCCAAGGAGGAAGTCAACCAAAGGCAGCTCTCTGCGGCCTAG